Proteins encoded by one window of Ulvibacter sp. MAR_2010_11:
- a CDS encoding PA domain-containing protein: MKKFTFLWGLLLCLSATLSAQDLRPSSSTMDDLLHRYSQVGNQAGSVSDFFTASEQQLLRNHLNNRVLPVPSPQIAALLDRLDEVGISAGMEAAGLFTDYERGLLNRYYAQAYDANNQRSAPGDVYALNLRVSCGNDFGIFPLAGPYNIAPITTITTSIFAGDLDGSGTLYALDNTALTLLTIDKTTGAETTVGPLTNIVPGDGTRGLAWNEADGTMYMMGGQGENASIYSVNLATGELTLVSTANVTGWLPIWLAIDNNGNAFMADIALDNLYSVNLATGAATLVGPLGVNINFAQDADFDPDTNTLYMAAYLGGGVNQFCSVNTATGAATSLGSVNADCAEVGIVAIEGTTIVPPGSGLAYGALTFPAPEMFINFDPTTPDVLNNVGPAGTVGPNFEGSGAIDPANPTTATVVNNVGGIFSLDITTGTYTSLGNVGLPGGLNGLEYNPVDGVLYGVDGTTLYTVDPSVPSATAVGPLGSAGLAIALAINGAGEAYTYDIVDDNSYSINLATGAATLLGPTGFDGNFGQGMTWDPNTDTIYLAAFNNGAFLGEWRSFNTATGATTLLGVLGGTTPGGTNQVAWASIPGSGPAADNDDCANATEVSCGNTYLGDTSDNTDQGGFDTSPDEWFEFTGTGSFEFVTISLCDGGTGFDSRLTVFDACGGAQVATNDDFCGLQSELTFTSNGTSTYYIAVEGFGGATGAFSMAVSCVPAPPPPSNDLCANAIAVSCGDFISGTTIDATIDSAVAPLCDTGVTSPGVWYVLTDNTGLVTDITITMCTGTTDYDAKLSVYTGDCGAPPLTCVVGNDDTCGLQSEVSFQSDGNTTFLILVHGFGGATGNFELDIQCTPIPPPNDEIANSIDVDEIGCPYTDPAVAMPAATSEAGGTPAGCDNAGARGVWYNFTPTTDGTASASIQNQPTPQVNLIVNNGPLAGYYAAVPASFGGTLTTFPLTQDTAVVIDDNSGGGTDENDACDPVTNGGALAGKIAIVRRGSCEFGAKALAAEMAGAIAVIVVNNNPDPPIVMGGGAVGDQVTIPAVMVADVFWRSTYC, translated from the coding sequence ATGAAAAAATTTACTTTTCTATGGGGTTTATTGCTTTGCCTATCGGCAACTTTAAGTGCCCAAGATTTACGTCCATCGTCATCAACGATGGATGATTTGTTACATAGGTATTCTCAGGTTGGGAATCAAGCGGGAAGTGTCTCCGATTTTTTTACTGCCTCCGAGCAGCAATTACTTAGAAATCATCTCAACAATCGGGTTCTTCCAGTTCCCTCTCCGCAGATAGCGGCTTTGTTGGATAGATTGGATGAAGTGGGTATATCTGCGGGTATGGAAGCTGCGGGATTATTTACCGACTATGAAAGAGGCCTGTTAAACAGGTATTATGCACAGGCATATGATGCTAATAACCAACGCTCGGCTCCCGGAGATGTTTATGCGCTTAATTTAAGAGTGTCATGCGGGAATGATTTTGGTATTTTCCCATTAGCAGGGCCCTACAATATTGCGCCTATAACAACTATCACAACTTCGATATTCGCAGGTGATTTAGACGGAAGTGGGACACTTTATGCGCTCGATAACACTGCGCTTACCTTACTTACCATTGACAAAACTACCGGTGCTGAAACGACCGTTGGTCCGTTAACCAATATCGTACCAGGAGATGGAACCAGAGGTCTTGCTTGGAATGAGGCAGATGGTACTATGTATATGATGGGAGGACAAGGAGAAAATGCCAGTATATATTCAGTTAATTTGGCTACAGGAGAATTAACACTTGTTAGTACTGCAAACGTTACTGGATGGTTGCCAATTTGGCTTGCTATAGACAATAACGGTAATGCTTTTATGGCGGATATTGCGCTGGATAATTTGTATTCAGTCAATTTAGCCACCGGAGCTGCAACTCTTGTAGGTCCTTTAGGGGTTAACATCAATTTTGCACAAGATGCAGATTTTGACCCGGATACAAACACACTTTATATGGCTGCCTATTTAGGAGGTGGTGTAAATCAATTTTGTTCAGTGAACACAGCAACAGGCGCCGCCACTTCATTAGGGTCTGTAAATGCAGATTGTGCCGAAGTTGGTATTGTTGCGATAGAAGGAACCACTATAGTTCCACCTGGATCAGGCCTAGCTTATGGAGCACTTACGTTCCCGGCCCCTGAGATGTTCATTAATTTTGATCCTACCACTCCTGATGTTTTAAACAATGTTGGCCCGGCTGGTACAGTAGGTCCAAACTTCGAAGGTTCAGGTGCGATTGATCCTGCTAACCCAACAACAGCTACTGTAGTAAATAATGTTGGAGGTATCTTTTCCTTAGATATTACTACCGGAACATATACTTCTCTCGGAAATGTTGGATTGCCAGGAGGATTAAATGGTCTTGAATACAATCCAGTTGATGGAGTGCTATATGGAGTTGATGGAACTACCTTATATACGGTAGACCCATCTGTTCCTTCTGCTACGGCTGTAGGCCCATTAGGAAGTGCAGGTCTTGCAATTGCATTAGCTATTAATGGTGCAGGTGAGGCTTATACTTACGATATTGTTGATGATAATTCATATTCAATAAACCTGGCAACAGGAGCTGCTACATTATTAGGACCTACCGGCTTTGACGGTAACTTCGGTCAAGGAATGACTTGGGACCCTAATACCGATACAATTTATCTGGCAGCATTTAATAATGGAGCATTTTTAGGAGAATGGAGATCATTTAATACAGCAACCGGTGCAACCACACTTCTAGGTGTTTTAGGAGGTACTACTCCGGGAGGAACCAATCAAGTTGCTTGGGCAAGTATTCCTGGCAGTGGACCAGCAGCGGATAACGATGATTGTGCTAATGCTACTGAAGTTTCATGTGGTAACACCTATTTAGGTGATACTTCCGATAATACAGATCAAGGTGGATTTGATACCTCTCCCGATGAGTGGTTCGAGTTTACCGGTACAGGATCTTTTGAGTTTGTGACCATATCACTTTGTGATGGCGGTACCGGATTCGATTCACGATTAACTGTGTTTGATGCCTGTGGCGGAGCTCAGGTAGCTACTAACGATGATTTCTGTGGCTTACAGTCTGAATTGACATTTACCTCTAACGGTACTTCTACCTATTATATAGCTGTTGAAGGATTTGGAGGAGCAACCGGAGCCTTTAGTATGGCAGTATCGTGTGTTCCTGCACCACCACCACCATCAAACGATTTATGTGCTAATGCAATTGCCGTTAGTTGTGGTGATTTTATTTCAGGTACTACTATTGATGCGACCATCGATTCAGCTGTAGCACCATTGTGTGATACAGGAGTAACTTCTCCTGGTGTTTGGTATGTACTTACAGACAACACAGGTTTAGTAACCGATATTACCATTACAATGTGTACGGGTACAACGGACTATGATGCTAAACTATCTGTGTATACAGGAGACTGTGGTGCACCACCGTTAACTTGTGTTGTAGGAAATGATGATACTTGTGGATTACAGTCTGAAGTTTCTTTCCAAAGTGATGGAAATACGACCTTCCTTATATTAGTACATGGATTTGGTGGCGCAACCGGAAACTTTGAATTAGATATTCAGTGTACTCCAATACCACCACCGAATGATGAAATTGCTAATTCTATTGATGTTGATGAGATAGGATGTCCTTATACAGACCCAGCTGTGGCTATGCCTGCTGCTACTAGTGAAGCCGGTGGTACACCAGCTGGCTGTGATAATGCAGGTGCAAGAGGGGTATGGTATAACTTTACACCGACAACTGATGGAACTGCGTCAGCATCTATTCAGAATCAACCGACTCCTCAAGTGAATTTAATTGTAAATAACGGGCCTTTAGCAGGTTATTACGCAGCAGTCCCGGCGAGTTTTGGAGGAACATTAACAACATTCCCATTAACTCAGGATACAGCTGTGGTAATTGATGATAATTCCGGCGGAGGAACAGATGAGAATGACGCTTGTGATCCAGTTACTAACGGAGGAGCCTTAGCAGGAAAGATTGCTATTGTTCGACGAGGAAGTTGTGAATTTGGCGCTAAAGCTTTAGCAGCTGAAATGGCAGGTGCA
- a CDS encoding PA domain-containing protein, translating to MRKITFLWCLLICLTTTLSAQELRPSSTMDDLLKKYSQVGNQTGSISDFFTASEQQKLKEHFSKRKVIPNSSPVIYAPTGGDSFLGSRRTGTPIFNLPAGSATLGDGLQEAAAVVITHSVTQTINPGDGITCNTGGIANNNSFFRDFDLSTFGISGDFEVTSAEFGIETISSNFPVTVNIYSIVGAWPGGALTLEGTTVYNAVPGDAGTVVSVPISATIPAGLHMIYELAIVGNGSTSFFLGCNLDGQTGPSWITAPDCGANTPTDLFAAFGLNNSFVMNIVGDEAGGGGGGTGLAYGALTFPAPEMFINFDPTTPDVLNNVGPAGTVGPNFEGSGAIDPNNPNTAIVVNNVGGIFSVDITTGVYTSLGNVGLPGGLNGLEFNPVDGVLYGVDGTTLYTVDPGVPSATAVGPLGSAGLAIALAINGAGEAYTYDIVDDNSYSINLATGAATLLGPTGFDGNFGQGMTWDPNTDTIYLAAFNNGAFLGEWRSFNTGTGATTLLGVLGGTTPGGTNQVAWASISGAGPVADNDDCANATEVSCGNTYLGDTSDNTDQGGFDTSPDEWFEFTGSGSFEYVTLSLCDGGTGFDSRLTVFDACGGAQVATNDDFCGLQSELTFTSNGTSTYYIAVEGFGGATGAFSMAVSCVPAPPPPSNDLCANAIAVSCGDFISGTTIDATIDSAVAPLCDTGVTSPGVWYVLTDNTGLVTDITITMCTGTTDYDAKLSVYTGDCGAPPLTCVVGNDDTCGLQSEVSFQSDGNTTFLILVHGFGGATGNFELDIQCTPIPPPNDEIANSIDVDEIGCPYTDPAVAMPAATSEAGGTPAGCDNAGARGVWYNFTPTTDGTASASIQNQPTPQVNLIVNNGPLAGYYAAVPASFGGTLTTFPLTQDTAVVIDDNSGGGTDENDACDPVTNGGALAGKIAIVRRGSCEFGAKALAAEMAGAIAVIVVNNNPDPPIVMGGGAVGDQVTIPAVMVADVFGEALIAEVLGGGTVNATLVMLFQQFSSITFYTAPDENAVETDLVLVDYWDNQCAPGTSASIPTVAGQTYYVYAVNHGGIADIFIECDVLDVEDNVIAGFSFYPNPADDVLNLTAVNIIESATIYNMLGQKVVDQNIEATTSQLNISNLATGSYVMKVTVNGHVGTYKLLKK from the coding sequence ATGAGAAAAATTACTTTCCTATGGTGCTTATTGATTTGTCTCACGACAACTTTAAGTGCGCAAGAATTACGTCCATCGTCCACGATGGATGATTTGTTAAAAAAGTATTCCCAAGTCGGGAATCAAACTGGAAGTATTTCCGATTTTTTTACAGCCTCTGAGCAGCAAAAGCTCAAGGAACACTTTTCAAAAAGAAAGGTTATTCCTAATAGTAGTCCGGTAATTTATGCTCCTACAGGAGGAGATTCTTTCTTAGGATCTCGAAGAACGGGCACACCAATTTTTAATTTACCAGCCGGATCGGCTACACTTGGTGACGGGCTGCAAGAAGCAGCTGCTGTTGTGATTACACATAGTGTTACGCAAACTATTAATCCGGGTGATGGAATTACTTGTAATACAGGAGGTATTGCAAATAATAATAGCTTTTTCAGAGATTTTGATCTATCGACCTTTGGAATTAGCGGAGATTTTGAAGTAACTAGTGCAGAATTTGGGATTGAAACAATTTCTTCAAATTTCCCTGTTACTGTAAATATCTATTCAATAGTTGGAGCTTGGCCAGGAGGTGCATTGACACTTGAGGGAACAACCGTTTATAATGCAGTTCCCGGTGATGCCGGTACTGTTGTTTCAGTTCCTATTAGTGCAACTATTCCTGCCGGTTTACATATGATTTACGAACTAGCAATTGTAGGTAATGGCTCTACTTCATTTTTCCTTGGATGTAATTTAGATGGACAAACAGGTCCTTCTTGGATTACGGCTCCGGATTGTGGTGCCAATACCCCAACCGATTTATTCGCTGCTTTTGGATTGAATAATTCATTTGTTATGAATATAGTAGGAGACGAAGCCGGTGGCGGCGGTGGTGGCACAGGATTGGCTTATGGAGCACTTACGTTCCCGGCCCCTGAGATGTTCATTAATTTTGATCCTACCACTCCTGATGTTTTAAACAATGTTGGTCCGGCTGGTACAGTAGGTCCAAACTTCGAAGGATCAGGTGCGATTGATCCTAATAATCCAAATACCGCTATCGTAGTAAATAATGTTGGAGGTATCTTTTCCGTAGATATTACTACCGGAGTTTATACTTCTCTTGGAAATGTTGGATTACCAGGAGGATTAAATGGTCTTGAATTCAATCCAGTTGATGGAGTGCTATATGGAGTTGATGGAACTACCTTATATACGGTAGACCCGGGCGTTCCTTCTGCTACGGCCGTAGGCCCATTAGGAAGTGCAGGACTTGCAATTGCATTGGCTATTAATGGTGCAGGAGAGGCTTATACTTACGATATTGTTGATGATAATTCATATTCAATAAACCTGGCAACAGGAGCTGCCACATTATTAGGACCTACCGGCTTTGACGGTAACTTCGGTCAAGGAATGACTTGGGACCCTAACACCGATACAATTTATCTGGCAGCATTTAATAATGGAGCATTTTTAGGAGAATGGAGATCATTTAATACAGGAACCGGTGCAACCACACTTCTAGGTGTTTTAGGAGGCACTACTCCGGGAGGAACCAATCAAGTTGCTTGGGCAAGTATTTCTGGTGCAGGTCCGGTAGCGGATAACGATGATTGTGCTAATGCTACTGAAGTTTCATGTGGTAACACCTATTTAGGTGATACTTCCGATAATACAGATCAAGGTGGATTTGATACCTCTCCCGATGAGTGGTTCGAGTTTACCGGTTCTGGTTCTTTTGAGTATGTTACCTTATCACTTTGTGATGGCGGTACCGGATTCGATTCACGATTAACTGTGTTTGATGCCTGTGGCGGAGCTCAGGTAGCTACTAACGATGATTTCTGTGGCTTACAGTCTGAATTGACATTTACCTCTAACGGTACTTCTACCTATTATATAGCTGTTGAAGGATTTGGAGGAGCAACCGGAGCCTTTAGTATGGCAGTATCGTGTGTTCCTGCACCACCACCACCATCAAACGATTTATGTGCTAATGCAATTGCCGTTAGTTGTGGTGATTTTATTTCAGGTACTACTATTGATGCGACCATCGATTCAGCTGTAGCACCATTGTGTGATACAGGAGTAACTTCTCCTGGTGTTTGGTATGTACTTACAGACAACACAGGTTTAGTAACCGATATTACCATTACAATGTGTACGGGTACAACGGACTATGATGCTAAACTATCTGTGTATACAGGAGACTGTGGTGCACCACCGTTAACTTGTGTTGTAGGAAATGATGATACTTGTGGATTACAGTCTGAAGTTTCTTTCCAAAGTGATGGAAATACGACCTTCCTTATATTAGTACATGGATTTGGTGGCGCAACCGGAAACTTTGAATTAGATATTCAGTGTACTCCAATACCACCACCGAATGATGAAATTGCTAATTCTATTGATGTTGATGAGATAGGATGTCCTTATACAGACCCAGCTGTGGCTATGCCTGCTGCTACTAGTGAAGCCGGTGGTACACCAGCTGGCTGTGATAATGCAGGTGCAAGAGGGGTATGGTATAACTTTACACCGACAACTGATGGAACTGCGTCAGCATCTATTCAGAACCAACCGACTCCTCAAGTGAATTTAATTGTAAATAACGGGCCTTTAGCAGGTTATTACGCAGCAGTCCCGGCGAGTTTTGGAGGAACATTAACAACATTCCCATTAACTCAGGATACAGCTGTGGTAATTGATGATAATTCCGGCGGAGGAACAGATGAGAATGACGCTTGTGATCCAGTTACTAATGGAGGAGCCTTAGCAGGAAAGATTGCTATTGTTCGACGAGGAAGTTGTGAATTTGGTGCTAAAGCTTTAGCAGCTGAAATGGCAGGTGCAATTGCCGTAATTGTGGTGAACAATAATCCAGATCCCCCAATTGTTATGGGAGGTGGTGCCGTTGGAGACCAAGTTACTATTCCTGCCGTAATGGTTGCTGATGTTTTTGGTGAAGCACTTATTGCTGAAGTATTAGGCGGCGGTACTGTGAATGCTACTTTGGTGATGTTGTTTCAACAATTTAGCTCTATTACATTCTATACCGCACCAGACGAAAATGCAGTTGAGACTGATCTTGTTTTGGTAGACTATTGGGATAATCAATGTGCTCCTGGAACTTCAGCTTCTATACCAACTGTAGCTGGTCAAACATATTATGTTTATGCTGTAAATCATGGAGGAATTGCGGATATTTTTATTGAATGTGATGTCCTTGACGTAGAAGATAATGTTATTGCTGGATTTAGTTTCTATCCAAACCCGGCAGATGATGTTCTTAATCTAACTGCGGTAAACATAATTGAAAGTGCAACTATATATAATATGTTAGGTCAAAAAGTAGTAGACCAAAATATAGAAGCCACCACTTCTCAGTTGAATATTTCAAATCTTGCCACCGGATCTTATGTAATGAAAGTTACAGTGAACGGCCACGTTGGAACTTACAAACTTCTGAAGAAGTAA
- a CDS encoding enoyl-ACP reductase: MAYNLLKGKRGIIFGALDENSIAWKTAERVHEEGGSFVLTNAPIAMRMGQINALAEKTGSQIIPADATSMEDLENLVEKATEILGGKLDFVLHSIGMSVNVRKGKLYTDQNYDWTHKGWDVSAVSFHKTMSVLYNKDAMNEWGSIVALTYMAAQRVFPDYNDMADNKAYLESIARSFGYFFGRDKKVRVNTISQSPTPTTAGQGVKGFDGFIAYAEKMSPLGNATALDCANYTVSLFSDLTKRVTLQNLYNDGGFSNMGVSNEVMKTFMDGQ, translated from the coding sequence ATGGCATATAACTTACTAAAAGGGAAAAGAGGAATTATTTTTGGGGCTTTGGATGAAAATTCGATTGCCTGGAAGACCGCAGAGCGTGTTCATGAAGAGGGTGGAAGCTTTGTGTTAACCAATGCTCCAATAGCTATGCGAATGGGACAAATTAATGCCTTAGCTGAAAAAACCGGGTCACAAATAATCCCTGCGGATGCTACAAGTATGGAAGATTTGGAAAATTTAGTGGAAAAGGCCACAGAGATTTTAGGAGGAAAATTAGATTTTGTGTTGCACTCTATTGGAATGTCTGTAAACGTGCGTAAAGGAAAACTCTATACCGACCAGAATTACGACTGGACACATAAAGGATGGGATGTATCTGCAGTTTCCTTTCACAAGACCATGAGTGTCTTATACAATAAGGACGCCATGAATGAATGGGGGAGCATTGTTGCTTTAACCTATATGGCAGCACAACGTGTTTTTCCTGACTATAATGATATGGCCGATAACAAGGCGTATTTAGAATCTATAGCGCGCAGTTTTGGGTATTTCTTTGGAAGAGACAAAAAGGTGCGTGTAAATACCATTTCACAATCACCAACACCAACTACTGCCGGGCAGGGTGTAAAAGGTTTTGATGGTTTTATAGCCTATGCCGAAAAAATGTCGCCATTAGGAAATGCAACGGCCTTGGATTGTGCAAATTATACGGTTTCATTATTTAGTGATTTAACCAAACGGGTTACGTTGCAAAATCTTTATAATGACGGCGGATTTTCCAATATGGGAGTAAGCAATGAGGTTATGAAGACGTTTATGGATGGCCAATAA
- the recN gene encoding DNA repair protein RecN, with translation MITTLSIKNYALIDDIRVDFNKGLTIITGETGAGKSILLGALALVLGKRADLSSVKNSSKKCIIEAEFALDGYNLQSVFDENDLDYESHTIIRREILPNGKSRAFVNDTPVMLQQLQALGPHLVDIHSQHETLTLSSETFQLEVIDALANTSEELQKYSQKLEQYKALSEELSALKNTQENATKELDYNTFLYNELKEIELEKINQQELEETYETLSNTEEIQESLSKIVQLLSEEQIGSLTTLKEARIALGKLRPFSSEFESLWNRLNSVVIELEDILETAEDSAATIEADPEKLTLINEKLQALYKLQHKHTVGSVDELKVIETDLEQKIEMTLHLEGRIKTTAEALAVCKMATSQLGQAIHVKRKEAIPVLKEKLESFLSELGLPNARFKFELTSAENFRKNGTDSLELLFTANKGLPFGLLKKVASGGELSRIMLAVKAVLTKYKKLPTIIFDEIDTGVSGEIAHKMATILSGMSQSMQLFSITHLPQIAAKGEHHIKVYKEDQDAITVTRLKTLDEEERILEIAQMIGGIKVTDSALAHAKELLN, from the coding sequence GTGATTACCACACTTTCCATAAAAAACTATGCCTTAATCGATGATATCCGTGTTGATTTCAACAAGGGACTTACTATCATTACAGGGGAAACAGGAGCCGGTAAATCTATTTTATTGGGAGCCTTGGCATTGGTGTTGGGAAAGAGAGCAGATTTGAGCAGTGTAAAGAATTCTTCAAAAAAATGTATTATCGAAGCCGAATTTGCCTTGGATGGATACAATCTACAATCGGTTTTTGATGAAAACGATCTGGATTACGAGTCGCATACAATTATCCGTCGGGAAATTTTGCCCAATGGAAAATCGAGAGCCTTCGTAAATGACACGCCGGTGATGTTGCAACAGTTGCAGGCATTGGGGCCGCATTTGGTCGATATTCACAGTCAGCATGAGACCCTGACCCTTTCGTCTGAAACATTTCAGTTGGAAGTGATAGATGCGTTGGCAAATACTTCGGAAGAGCTTCAAAAGTATTCCCAGAAATTAGAGCAATACAAAGCACTTTCAGAAGAACTTTCGGCGTTAAAAAATACCCAGGAAAACGCTACGAAGGAATTAGATTACAATACCTTTTTGTACAATGAACTGAAAGAAATAGAGCTCGAAAAAATAAATCAGCAGGAGTTGGAAGAAACCTATGAAACGCTTTCCAATACCGAAGAAATTCAGGAATCTCTTTCAAAAATAGTTCAATTACTTTCCGAAGAACAAATAGGGAGTCTCACTACGCTGAAGGAAGCGCGAATTGCCTTGGGGAAGTTGAGGCCTTTTTCTTCGGAATTTGAATCGCTATGGAATCGCTTAAACAGTGTTGTTATAGAGTTGGAAGACATTTTGGAGACAGCCGAAGATAGTGCAGCTACCATTGAAGCCGATCCCGAAAAATTAACGCTCATCAATGAAAAGTTGCAAGCCCTATACAAACTGCAGCATAAACACACTGTGGGCTCGGTGGACGAACTCAAAGTCATTGAAACAGATTTAGAACAAAAAATTGAGATGACATTACATCTGGAGGGGCGTATTAAAACCACGGCCGAAGCCCTTGCGGTTTGTAAGATGGCGACCTCTCAACTGGGACAAGCGATACATGTAAAACGCAAGGAGGCTATTCCTGTATTAAAGGAAAAGTTGGAATCGTTTTTAAGCGAGTTGGGTCTTCCTAATGCGCGATTTAAATTTGAGCTAACATCTGCCGAAAACTTTCGAAAAAACGGAACCGATTCGTTAGAACTTTTGTTTACCGCGAACAAAGGACTGCCTTTTGGTTTATTAAAAAAAGTTGCTTCGGGAGGGGAATTAAGTCGGATAATGCTTGCTGTTAAAGCCGTCTTGACGAAATACAAAAAACTCCCTACTATCATCTTCGATGAAATTGACACGGGAGTTTCGGGGGAGATTGCGCACAAGATGGCAACAATTTTAAGCGGGATGAGCCAATCCATGCAATTATTCAGCATTACACATTTACCGCAGATTGCGGCAAAGGGGGAACATCATATTAAGGTATATAAGGAAGACCAAGATGCGATAACGGTTACACGTTTAAAGACACTGGACGAGGAAGAGCGTATTCTGGAAATTGCGCAGATGATTGGAGGTATAAAAGTTACGGATTCGGCTTTGGCACACGCCAAAGAATTATTGAATTAA
- a CDS encoding DUF4835 family protein: MRRVLIIVSILISTLSIEAQELNCTIVIDAQQTGQPNQQVFNTLEQQLTEFLNNTKWTDKVYKNQERIDCNMSIIISEYSGDTFTATLQVQSSRPVFGSTYDSPIYNYNDKNFNFKYTEFQPLTFNINTFDSNLISVLAYHVYTIIGLDAATYSQNGGAEYFEIAKQIVNTAASSGFIGWRPTDGVQSRYRFNDAVLSNVYAEFHTVMYEYHRLGMDVMVQNQRDAKLKLIDALARMKNVNDRRPNSFLVRTFFDAKSDEIQAVFSGGPSVDIVTLVENLNRMAPTKRSNWTEIKF, encoded by the coding sequence ATGCGTAGAGTTCTCATTATAGTTTCGATTTTAATTTCAACATTGTCTATAGAGGCACAAGAGCTAAATTGTACCATAGTAATTGATGCTCAGCAAACGGGTCAGCCCAACCAGCAGGTGTTCAATACCCTAGAACAACAACTTACCGAGTTTTTGAACAACACCAAATGGACGGATAAGGTCTATAAAAATCAGGAGCGAATCGATTGTAACATGTCTATTATTATTTCGGAATACAGTGGAGATACCTTTACAGCTACCCTCCAGGTACAGTCGTCACGCCCTGTTTTCGGGTCGACCTACGACAGTCCGATATACAATTACAACGACAAAAACTTCAATTTTAAGTATACCGAGTTTCAACCCCTTACTTTTAATATTAATACGTTCGACTCTAATTTAATCTCTGTTTTGGCGTATCATGTCTATACTATTATCGGACTCGATGCAGCTACCTATTCACAAAACGGAGGTGCGGAGTATTTTGAAATTGCAAAGCAAATTGTAAATACTGCTGCATCCAGTGGTTTTATTGGTTGGCGTCCTACCGATGGGGTGCAATCGCGTTACCGTTTTAATGATGCGGTGTTGTCTAATGTATATGCCGAATTCCATACAGTAATGTACGAATATCACCGTCTTGGGATGGATGTGATGGTTCAGAATCAACGGGACGCAAAGCTGAAATTAATAGATGCCTTGGCCAGAATGAAAAATGTAAACGACCGAAGACCTAATTCGTTTCTGGTGCGCACCTTTTTTGACGCCAAAAGTGATGAAATTCAGGCAGTTTTTAGCGGAGGACCTTCGGTTGATATCGTCACTTTAGTTGAAAATCTAAATAGAATGGCACCCACCAAACGTTCTAATTGGACCGAAATTAAGTTTTAA